A window of Flavobacterium flavigenum contains these coding sequences:
- a CDS encoding transglycosylase domain-containing protein, with amino-acid sequence MRFPKQKIVKALKILLVVFILLCIGLYSFRNSLLKQVIAKVTHKMVVDYNSDFSIKEASFDGLSGVKFTDIVLVPKNADTLFNIKQVETTISLSNLLIGDVQLGTLKINDGYIQLVKKGKIRNFDAFLKKNDTEETSDEKRKYADVAYRIITKLLNLVPTDMKLENLDFKIDDNGKKASIAINKLVLQNKQLTTNLHVQSKNFDQRWNIKGFADPRNKKADIRFFNLDTGAIRVPYLDERYNLKASFDSIRLNVANIDKDGSELHIDGYTSIANLKINHPKIASKDVVIKNARFDYRFLLGSDFISIDSTSTMQLNKIKVKPYVSYNTESDTVYTLKVDIPKMKAQDFIVSLPDGLFTHFQGMEATGNFDYKLDFKFNKNKPNTLVFDSKLNKENLRITKYGEANLNKLNGEFVYRAIIQNVLQRPVLVGAANPNYTPLDQISPYLQKCVLTTEDPSFFSHRGFINEAFKQSILKNIRTKKFSRGASTISMQLIKNVFLTREKTLSRKLEEILLVYILENNRIVSKERMLEVYFNIIEWGPNVYGIGEASQFYFQKSPSDLSVDECLYLATIIPKPRKFMYQFNDQGNLKDYALQNQKFLKNLMFRRGLLVPEDTLGQLPVYISGNARSLIKIKVPDSTQIPVDSLSVNDEFDL; translated from the coding sequence ATGCGATTTCCAAAACAAAAAATAGTCAAAGCTCTTAAAATACTTCTGGTAGTGTTTATTTTGCTTTGTATCGGATTATACTCTTTTCGTAATTCGCTTTTAAAACAAGTTATTGCAAAGGTAACGCACAAAATGGTTGTTGATTACAATAGTGATTTTTCAATAAAGGAAGCTTCTTTTGATGGTTTGTCGGGAGTTAAATTTACTGATATTGTTTTAGTTCCAAAAAATGCTGACACTCTTTTCAATATTAAACAGGTAGAAACTACCATAAGCCTTAGTAATCTGTTAATTGGTGATGTACAGCTCGGCACTTTAAAAATTAACGACGGTTACATTCAATTAGTTAAAAAAGGTAAGATTCGAAATTTTGATGCCTTTCTGAAAAAGAATGATACTGAAGAAACATCAGATGAAAAACGTAAATATGCTGATGTTGCTTATCGCATTATTACAAAATTACTGAATCTGGTTCCGACCGATATGAAACTGGAAAACCTGGATTTCAAAATTGATGACAATGGTAAAAAAGCAAGTATTGCTATTAATAAACTGGTTTTGCAGAACAAACAACTAACCACAAATTTGCATGTTCAAAGCAAAAATTTTGATCAGCGCTGGAATATAAAAGGTTTTGCTGATCCAAGAAATAAAAAAGCGGACATTAGGTTTTTCAATCTGGATACCGGAGCTATCAGAGTTCCTTATTTAGACGAACGGTATAATTTAAAAGCAAGTTTTGATTCGATACGCTTAAATGTTGCTAATATTGATAAAGACGGAAGCGAGTTACATATTGACGGATATACTTCTATTGCCAATTTAAAAATTAACCATCCTAAAATTGCGAGTAAGGATGTTGTCATAAAAAATGCACGATTTGATTATCGCTTTTTATTAGGATCTGATTTTATTTCGATTGACAGCACATCAACCATGCAGCTCAACAAAATAAAAGTGAAACCGTATGTTTCGTACAATACAGAATCGGATACAGTTTATACTTTGAAAGTGGATATTCCTAAAATGAAGGCACAGGATTTTATTGTTTCATTGCCTGATGGATTGTTTACGCATTTTCAGGGAATGGAAGCGACTGGTAATTTTGATTATAAACTGGATTTTAAATTCAATAAAAACAAACCTAATACTTTAGTTTTTGACAGTAAACTTAATAAAGAGAATCTTAGAATTACGAAATACGGAGAAGCTAATCTGAATAAACTAAACGGTGAGTTTGTTTATCGTGCTATTATTCAGAATGTATTGCAGCGTCCTGTTTTAGTAGGAGCTGCAAATCCTAATTATACGCCTTTGGATCAGATATCACCTTATTTGCAAAAATGTGTATTGACGACCGAAGATCCGTCATTCTTTTCGCACCGCGGATTCATCAATGAAGCTTTCAAGCAGTCGATTCTAAAAAACATCAGGACGAAAAAATTCTCTCGTGGCGCCAGTACCATTAGTATGCAGTTGATTAAAAACGTTTTTTTAACTCGTGAAAAAACACTTTCGCGAAAGCTGGAAGAAATTTTATTGGTCTATATTTTAGAAAATAACCGAATTGTAAGTAAAGAAAGAATGCTGGAAGTGTATTTCAATATTATTGAATGGGGACCAAATGTGTACGGAATTGGAGAAGCAAGTCAGTTTTATTTCCAGAAAAGTCCATCTGATTTAAGTGTTGATGAATGTTTATACCTGGCAACGATTATCCCAAAGCCTCGAAAATTCATGTATCAGTTTAATGATCAGGGAAACCTTAAAGATTACGCCTTGCAAAATCAAAAATTCTTAAAGAATTTGATGTTCCGCAGAGGTCTTTTGGTTCCGGAGGATACACTTGGTCAATTGCCGGTGTACATATCTGGCAATGCACGTTCTTTAATCAAAATTAAAGTGCCGGATTCGACTCAGATTCCTGTTGATTCTTTGTCAGTGAATGATGAGTTTGATTTATAG
- a CDS encoding tetratricopeptide repeat-containing sensor histidine kinase, whose translation MRRLLSITVFSLFILLLLPFKIAAQDTISKKKAIRVSKMSKAAKNLEKSLDVNDEGQIAKNYETLANEFLNKGNNVKAEEYYKKALTSYTKLKLTEDKVRVTRNLAKVQENQKNFDLAIKNYEAAGSLAKDASEEKININDANRLRNSSNPASQTDYVDSNIELLKKENKSKEVTEAYVQKAQNSLDLKDKKVAIESYKKALVYAKDKPEAVIKIKNEIAKVYASDNQFEEAIGINEKLLAEAVTKQDFNTQIKQLQSLASLYLKKEEPNKAVLSLKEAYDLASRKGNSAEAKKTLLELVQYYKAEGNEKESMALYEGFLKNFDQLIQSDTTLINTKKFQITEGKIRQLEKEKSLKDELITKKNTFNYFLIGSVILLLVLFLFIVKSLYSIKTKNKEIALQSLRREMNPHFIFNSLNSVNQFISENKELEANKYLTSYSTLMRDMMENSNKDFIILDKEVERLQKYLDLEHLRFQDKFDFEITVDKELDAETVFVPNMIIQPHLENAIWHGLRYLDKKGFLHLKFQLSEGKVNVIIEDNGIGLTKSQELKTSNQKVHESRGLNNTKERISLLNELYKKNISFAIKEKELPESGTVVEIIFPLIDTI comes from the coding sequence ATGAGACGTTTATTATCCATTACTGTTTTTTCGTTATTTATATTGTTGTTGCTACCTTTTAAAATAGCAGCACAGGATACTATTTCAAAAAAGAAAGCGATCCGTGTATCAAAAATGAGCAAAGCAGCAAAAAACTTAGAGAAGTCCCTGGATGTAAACGATGAAGGACAAATTGCCAAAAACTATGAAACGCTGGCAAATGAATTTCTAAATAAAGGGAATAATGTAAAGGCGGAGGAATATTATAAAAAAGCATTGACAAGTTATACAAAACTTAAGCTTACTGAAGACAAGGTCCGTGTTACGAGAAATCTTGCAAAAGTTCAGGAAAACCAAAAAAACTTTGATTTAGCAATTAAAAATTATGAAGCCGCAGGTTCATTGGCAAAAGATGCTTCTGAAGAAAAAATCAATATAAATGATGCCAATCGTTTACGTAATAGTTCAAATCCCGCCAGTCAAACCGATTATGTCGATTCGAATATTGAATTGCTGAAAAAAGAAAATAAAAGCAAGGAAGTTACGGAAGCTTATGTCCAGAAAGCGCAGAATTCATTAGACCTTAAAGATAAAAAGGTTGCCATAGAAAGCTATAAAAAAGCCCTTGTGTATGCAAAAGACAAACCTGAAGCTGTAATTAAAATCAAAAACGAAATTGCCAAAGTTTACGCATCAGATAATCAGTTTGAAGAAGCAATTGGCATTAACGAAAAGCTTTTGGCGGAAGCCGTCACAAAACAGGATTTTAATACCCAAATAAAACAATTACAATCGCTGGCTTCGCTTTATTTAAAAAAAGAAGAACCAAACAAAGCCGTTTTATCATTGAAAGAAGCGTATGATTTGGCCTCCCGTAAAGGAAATTCAGCAGAAGCGAAAAAAACGTTATTAGAACTGGTGCAATATTATAAAGCTGAAGGAAATGAAAAAGAAAGCATGGCGCTTTATGAAGGATTTCTTAAAAATTTCGATCAGTTAATCCAATCGGATACGACCTTAATTAATACTAAAAAATTCCAGATTACCGAAGGTAAAATTCGCCAGCTGGAAAAAGAAAAATCGCTTAAAGATGAGTTAATCACAAAGAAAAACACCTTCAATTATTTTTTAATAGGATCTGTTATATTGCTCTTGGTTCTGTTTCTTTTTATTGTAAAATCGCTTTATTCCATCAAAACAAAAAACAAAGAAATCGCTTTGCAGTCATTACGCCGGGAAATGAATCCGCATTTTATTTTCAACAGTTTAAATAGTGTGAATCAGTTTATTTCTGAAAATAAGGAACTCGAAGCTAATAAATATCTCACTTCCTACTCTACTTTAATGCGCGATATGATGGAAAACTCTAATAAGGATTTCATTATTTTGGATAAAGAAGTGGAACGGTTACAAAAATACCTGGATCTCGAACATTTGCGTTTTCAGGATAAATTTGATTTTGAAATTACGGTGGATAAAGAACTAGATGCCGAAACTGTTTTTGTACCCAATATGATCATTCAGCCACACTTAGAAAATGCGATTTGGCATGGTTTGCGTTATCTGGATAAAAAGGGATTTTTACATCTAAAATTTCAATTAAGCGAGGGAAAAGTAAATGTAATTATTGAAGACAACGGAATTGGTTTAACCAAAAGCCAGGAACTTAAAACCAGTAATCAGAAAGTACATGAATCACGAGGGCTCAACAATACAAAAGAGCGAATCAGTTTGCTGAATGAATTGTATAAGAAGAACATTTCTTTTGCAATCAAAGAGAAAGAATTGCCCGAATCCGGAACTGTAGTTGAAATCATTTTTCCATTAATCGATACGATATGA
- a CDS encoding vWA domain-containing protein gives MKSNLFISAILATVISFVSCNSSNANPTKDTRIKKTITNENTKIQVALLLDTSSSMDGLIDQAKSRLWNIVNTLTTLKYDGKTPDIEIALYEYGNDGLSKQSNYIRQVTPLSTDLDLISEKLFALRTNGGNEYCGAVIQDATKQLKWAREKSNMKLIYIAGNEDFNQGGINYKEAISDALQHDIYVNTIFCGNKTEGINILWKDGADYGKGKYFNIDSNQAVQYIVTPYDNEISKCDEKINKTYINYGSKGYEKKMNQNMQDQNAKKVSASNYTERAVSKSKAIYKNESWDLVDKVKDDATAISKIKKEELPVELQNKSAEEIKTFVAQKSKERETIQKEISVLAKKRQEYIDSESKKSKKQDDLGNAINTSILGFAKVKGYTVEK, from the coding sequence ATGAAATCAAACTTATTTATCTCCGCAATTTTGGCAACTGTAATCAGTTTTGTAAGCTGCAATTCATCCAATGCAAATCCAACGAAAGATACCAGGATTAAAAAAACAATTACAAATGAAAACACAAAAATTCAGGTCGCGCTTTTATTGGATACTTCGAGCAGTATGGACGGATTAATCGATCAGGCGAAATCAAGGCTTTGGAATATTGTCAATACTTTGACGACTTTGAAATACGATGGCAAAACCCCGGATATCGAAATTGCTTTGTATGAATACGGAAATGACGGATTATCGAAGCAATCCAATTATATACGACAAGTAACACCCCTTTCGACAGATTTGGATTTGATTTCTGAAAAGCTGTTTGCTTTAAGAACCAATGGCGGAAATGAATATTGCGGAGCCGTAATTCAGGATGCCACCAAACAATTAAAATGGGCGAGAGAAAAAAGTAATATGAAACTCATTTATATTGCCGGAAATGAAGATTTTAATCAGGGCGGGATCAATTATAAGGAAGCGATTAGTGATGCCTTGCAGCATGATATTTACGTTAACACTATTTTTTGCGGCAATAAAACCGAAGGTATAAACATTCTCTGGAAAGATGGTGCCGATTATGGTAAAGGAAAATATTTTAATATCGATTCAAATCAGGCTGTGCAGTATATAGTTACTCCGTATGATAATGAAATTTCAAAATGCGACGAAAAAATAAATAAAACGTATATCAATTATGGTTCAAAAGGATATGAGAAAAAAATGAATCAAAATATGCAGGACCAAAACGCAAAAAAAGTTTCGGCATCCAATTATACAGAACGCGCTGTGAGTAAATCAAAAGCCATTTATAAAAACGAAAGCTGGGATCTGGTTGACAAAGTAAAAGATGATGCAACGGCTATTTCGAAAATCAAAAAAGAAGAGTTGCCTGTTGAGCTTCAAAATAAATCAGCAGAAGAGATAAAAACTTTTGTGGCTCAAAAATCAAAGGAAAGAGAAACAATCCAAAAAGAAATTAGTGTGTTGGCTAAAAAGCGTCAGGAATATATTGATTCAGAGTCTAAGAAAAGTAAAAAGCAAGATGATTTAGGTAATGCTATCAATACATCAATATTGGGGTTTGCAAAGGTGAAAGGATACACGGTTGAAAAATAG
- the radA gene encoding DNA repair protein RadA: MSKVKTSFFCQNCGTQYAKWQGQCNACKEWNTIAEEIIQKQEKVAWKSEPTPTGKAPRPLKINEIDSAQEIRMDTTDGELNRVLGGGIVPGSLTLLGGEPGIGKSTLLLQISLKLPYKTLYVSGEESQKQIKMRAERITPDSDNCYILTETKTQNIFKQIEAIQPEIVIIDSIQTLHTDYIESTAGSISQIRETTAELIKFAKETNIPVILIGHITKDGNIAGPKILEHMVDTVLQFEGDRNHVYRILRSLKNRFGSTAELGIYEMLGSGLREVSNPSEILISHKDEEMSGTAIATTMEGMRSLMIEIQSLVSTAVYGTPQRSTTGYNAKRLNMILAVLEKRAGFRLGAKDVFLNVTGGISVDDPAIDLAVVAAILSSNEDIPVTKGFCFAGEVGLSGEIRPVNRVDQRIQEAEKLGFNTIFVSRYNKIALKNTGIKIELVAKIEDVASILFG; encoded by the coding sequence ATGTCTAAAGTTAAAACTTCCTTCTTTTGCCAAAACTGTGGTACACAATATGCCAAATGGCAGGGGCAGTGCAACGCCTGTAAGGAATGGAATACTATTGCCGAAGAAATTATTCAGAAGCAGGAAAAAGTAGCCTGGAAAAGTGAACCAACCCCAACAGGAAAAGCACCTCGGCCTTTAAAAATTAATGAAATCGATTCGGCTCAGGAAATCCGAATGGATACTACTGACGGTGAACTGAACCGGGTACTGGGTGGAGGAATAGTTCCCGGATCTTTAACACTTTTGGGTGGCGAACCCGGGATTGGTAAAAGTACTCTTTTGCTGCAAATTTCATTAAAATTACCTTACAAAACTTTGTATGTTTCCGGTGAAGAAAGCCAGAAACAAATAAAAATGCGTGCAGAAAGAATTACGCCAGACAGTGATAATTGTTATATCCTCACGGAAACCAAAACGCAAAATATTTTCAAACAGATTGAAGCAATTCAGCCTGAAATTGTAATTATTGATTCGATTCAGACACTTCATACTGATTATATCGAATCTACTGCGGGAAGTATTTCTCAAATTAGGGAAACTACAGCCGAGTTGATCAAATTTGCAAAAGAAACCAATATTCCTGTTATTTTGATCGGGCATATTACCAAGGATGGAAATATTGCCGGGCCAAAAATTCTGGAGCATATGGTGGATACCGTTTTACAATTTGAAGGCGACAGAAATCATGTTTATCGAATTTTACGTTCCCTAAAAAACCGTTTTGGTTCAACTGCTGAATTGGGCATTTACGAAATGCTGGGAAGCGGTTTACGAGAAGTAAGCAATCCATCGGAAATTTTGATTTCGCATAAAGATGAAGAAATGTCGGGAACTGCTATTGCTACAACTATGGAGGGCATGCGTTCGTTGATGATTGAAATACAATCGCTGGTTAGCACAGCTGTTTACGGAACGCCACAACGAAGTACAACAGGTTACAATGCCAAAAGGCTTAATATGATTTTAGCTGTTCTTGAAAAAAGAGCCGGTTTTAGATTAGGCGCAAAAGACGTTTTCCTGAATGTGACGGGTGGAATTTCTGTTGATGATCCTGCGATTGATTTGGCTGTTGTGGCTGCCATTTTATCCTCTAATGAAGATATTCCGGTTACAAAAGGTTTCTGTTTTGCCGGTGAAGTAGGTCTTTCGGGTGAAATTCGACCTGTTAACCGTGTAGATCAGCGTATTCAGGAAGCTGAAAAATTAGGTTTCAATACTATCTTTGTATCCAGATATAATAAAATTGCCCTGAAAAATACAGGTATTAAAATTGAACTTGTAGCTAAAATTGAAGATGTGGCAAGTATTCTGTTTGGTTAA
- the panD gene encoding aspartate 1-decarboxylase — MQIQVIKSKIHRVKVTGADLNYIGSITIDETLLEASNIIEGEKVSIVNINNGERFETYAIKGERNSGEITLNGPAARKVQKDDIIIIISYATLEFEEAKTFKPWIVFPNENDNSLT, encoded by the coding sequence ATGCAAATTCAAGTTATAAAATCAAAAATTCATCGTGTTAAAGTAACAGGGGCTGATTTAAATTATATCGGCAGTATTACTATTGATGAAACTTTACTGGAAGCCTCAAATATTATTGAAGGCGAAAAAGTATCTATTGTTAATATTAATAATGGAGAACGTTTTGAAACTTACGCTATAAAAGGTGAGAGAAATTCAGGCGAAATTACACTGAATGGCCCTGCAGCCAGAAAAGTTCAAAAAGATGATATTATCATTATTATATCCTATGCAACCCTGGAATTTGAAGAAGCTAAAACCTTCAAACCATGGATTGTTTTTCCTAATGAAAATGATAATTCCCTAACTTAA
- a CDS encoding aldo/keto reductase yields the protein MKYTILPNTAISISKICLGTMTFGEQNTETEGHQQMDYAFENGVNFFDTAEMYSVPAREETYGSTEKIVGSWFKKTGNRDKIILASKIAGPNPNFGYMREKLDFSPASVKYALENSLKRLQTDYIDLYQLHWPERKTNCFGQRGFKVQDEAWEDNFREVLETFDVLIKEGKIKHIGVSNENAWGMMRFLEESKYQNLPRIKTIQNPYNLLNRLFEVGSAEVSVHENVGLLAYSPLAFGVLSGKFLTGEPHTNARINLFPQYKRYNSEESTRATRLYQEIAHKHGLTLTELALAFVLQQPFLTSAIIGATTLNQLKENIATVDVTLSKEIIAEIEEVQAIIPDPAP from the coding sequence ATGAAATACACTATTCTCCCTAATACAGCTATATCAATAAGCAAAATCTGCCTGGGTACAATGACCTTTGGGGAACAAAACACAGAAACTGAAGGGCATCAGCAAATGGATTATGCATTTGAAAATGGTGTCAATTTTTTTGATACAGCCGAAATGTATTCGGTTCCGGCACGTGAAGAAACTTATGGAAGTACCGAGAAAATAGTGGGTAGCTGGTTCAAAAAAACCGGTAACCGTGATAAAATAATCCTGGCTTCAAAAATCGCGGGACCAAATCCAAATTTTGGCTACATGCGTGAGAAATTGGATTTCTCTCCGGCAAGTGTCAAATATGCTTTGGAAAACAGCTTAAAACGCCTGCAGACAGATTACATAGACTTATATCAACTGCATTGGCCGGAACGCAAAACTAATTGTTTTGGTCAACGGGGATTTAAAGTTCAGGATGAAGCCTGGGAAGATAATTTCAGGGAAGTTTTGGAAACTTTTGATGTTTTGATTAAAGAAGGTAAAATAAAACATATTGGTGTTTCAAACGAAAATGCCTGGGGAATGATGCGTTTTCTGGAGGAAAGCAAATACCAAAACTTACCAAGAATCAAAACGATTCAAAATCCATATAATTTATTAAACCGCCTTTTCGAAGTGGGTTCTGCCGAAGTTTCTGTACACGAAAATGTTGGATTGTTAGCCTATTCGCCATTAGCTTTTGGAGTTTTATCGGGTAAGTTTTTAACAGGAGAACCGCACACAAATGCCAGAATCAATCTTTTTCCGCAATACAAGCGTTACAACAGCGAAGAAAGCACTCGGGCAACTCGTTTATATCAGGAAATAGCTCATAAACATGGATTGACTTTGACTGAACTGGCTTTAGCTTTTGTATTACAGCAGCCTTTTTTAACAAGTGCAATTATTGGTGCTACAACATTAAATCAGTTAAAAGAAAATATTGCAACTGTTGATGTAACCCTTTCAAAAGAAATCATAGCTGAGATTGAAGAAGTTCAGGCTATTATTCCGGATCCTGCTCCTTAA
- a CDS encoding LytR/AlgR family response regulator transcription factor: MMPFKKIKSVIVEDELAAREVLKNYLSKYCPQVEVVGEAQNIKEAVPLLHEIQPQLVFLDVEMPFGNAFDVLEACKDLQFETIFVTAFSEYSLKALNQSAAYYLLKPISIEELIVAVNKVHHQIMNQEIFNRNKIIVENFHESKPEKQQVILPTLEGFEVVKMEEIVRLRGNGNFTDLYLNNGSKKMVCRFLKHFSEILPLPFIRVHKSHIINMNCVKSYNKGGIITLNNGSEIEVSPTYKEEFLKNFK; this comes from the coding sequence ATGATGCCTTTTAAAAAGATAAAAAGTGTAATTGTAGAAGATGAACTGGCAGCACGAGAAGTGCTCAAAAATTATCTGAGCAAATATTGTCCACAAGTAGAGGTAGTTGGTGAAGCACAGAACATAAAAGAAGCGGTTCCGTTGTTACATGAAATTCAGCCACAATTGGTTTTTCTGGATGTGGAAATGCCTTTCGGGAATGCTTTTGATGTTTTGGAAGCCTGTAAAGACCTGCAATTCGAAACCATATTTGTAACAGCTTTTTCTGAATATTCCTTAAAAGCCTTAAATCAAAGTGCTGCTTACTATCTTTTAAAACCTATTTCTATAGAAGAATTGATTGTAGCTGTAAACAAGGTGCATCATCAAATCATGAATCAGGAAATCTTTAACCGGAATAAAATTATTGTCGAAAATTTTCATGAGTCAAAACCTGAAAAACAACAGGTCATCCTGCCAACTCTGGAAGGATTTGAAGTCGTAAAAATGGAAGAAATCGTACGACTTCGAGGTAACGGCAACTTCACCGATTTGTATTTGAATAATGGCAGTAAAAAAATGGTCTGCCGGTTTTTAAAACACTTTTCAGAGATTCTGCCATTGCCTTTTATACGTGTCCACAAATCACATATTATCAATATGAATTGTGTGAAATCGTATAATAAAGGAGGAATCATAACGCTCAATAATGGATCTGAAATTGAAGTTTCACCAACTTACAAGGAAGAGTTTTTGAAGAATTTTAAATAG
- a CDS encoding murein L,D-transpeptidase catalytic domain-containing protein produces MRKNILILLLTGIFGAGFACRNDKDKDLKSINEKPVYSYEENLKKEAAVIRRFLGESLKYNSDVAFLLDMKIASGKHRFFIYDLKHDKLLDKGLVGHGSGSETGIIGKLKFSNVKNSNCSSLGKYAIGGSYTGKFGKSYKLYGLEKTNSNAFDRNIVLHKYFDVPFEEQPYTICNSLGCPMVNEKFFGTVEKLIDHSKKKIILVMYY; encoded by the coding sequence ATGAGAAAGAATATTTTAATCTTGCTTTTAACTGGAATTTTTGGCGCGGGTTTTGCATGCAGAAATGACAAGGACAAAGATTTAAAAAGTATAAATGAAAAGCCGGTTTATTCTTATGAAGAGAATCTAAAAAAGGAAGCAGCTGTTATAAGGAGATTTTTGGGGGAATCTCTGAAATATAATTCAGATGTTGCTTTCTTATTAGACATGAAGATAGCATCAGGAAAACACCGGTTTTTTATTTACGATTTAAAACATGATAAATTACTCGATAAAGGGCTGGTAGGACATGGTTCAGGATCAGAAACGGGTATTATTGGTAAACTAAAGTTTAGCAACGTAAAAAATTCTAATTGCAGTTCTTTAGGAAAATATGCAATTGGCGGTTCTTACACCGGAAAATTTGGTAAATCGTATAAATTATATGGTTTAGAAAAAACAAACAGTAATGCTTTTGACCGAAATATAGTCCTTCATAAATATTTCGATGTCCCTTTTGAAGAACAGCCTTATACTATCTGCAACAGTCTTGGCTGCCCAATGGTGAATGAAAAGTTTTTTGGAACTGTGGAAAAGCTGATTGATCATTCAAAAAAGAAAATCATTTTGGTTATGTATTATTAA
- a CDS encoding alpha/beta hydrolase gives MKKVYLFFALLLSASVFSQKKFDTVKSEKLGADRRITIGLPASYETSPSKKYPVLYLLDGDYLFDAFSGALSYGVYWDDLPEMIIIGIHQNHDGERHDDSTIDQNQGVPFEKGAEFFEFIGAELVPYIEKQYRTAPFRIIAGHDITASFTNFFLYKEIPLFNGYICLSPELAPKMEVRIPEKFAKVKEPFFYYLSAADGDITKIKEPIEKLAGNIKIANNPLVNFKYDVFKNSTHYSEVLYSIPNALYHIFEVYKPINSVEFKDKIAILQSGYANYLENKYNTMSEVLGVDIPVRINDFKVVENLILKRNAYDELEKMAEIANVDYPLAMLGEYELGLMYEKRGDPKRASKRYQNASQMQPIGELTKDMMYEKIDEMNTLAKKSK, from the coding sequence ATGAAAAAAGTTTATTTGTTTTTTGCTTTATTACTCTCTGCGTCAGTTTTTTCACAAAAGAAATTCGATACCGTTAAATCTGAAAAACTGGGTGCTGACAGAAGAATTACTATTGGACTTCCTGCCTCTTATGAAACAAGTCCCTCTAAGAAATACCCTGTTTTGTATTTGCTGGATGGAGATTATCTGTTTGATGCTTTTTCAGGAGCTTTAAGCTACGGTGTTTACTGGGATGACTTACCTGAAATGATTATTATCGGAATTCACCAAAATCACGACGGAGAACGCCATGATGATTCTACAATCGATCAAAATCAGGGTGTTCCGTTTGAAAAAGGTGCAGAATTTTTTGAATTCATCGGAGCTGAATTGGTTCCTTATATTGAAAAACAATATCGTACCGCTCCTTTCAGGATTATTGCAGGACATGATATAACAGCCAGTTTTACAAACTTCTTTTTATATAAAGAAATCCCTCTTTTTAATGGCTATATATGTTTAAGTCCTGAGCTTGCACCAAAAATGGAAGTACGTATACCTGAGAAATTTGCGAAAGTAAAAGAACCATTTTTTTATTATTTATCAGCGGCAGACGGAGATATTACTAAAATAAAAGAACCAATAGAAAAGTTAGCCGGCAATATTAAAATTGCTAATAATCCTTTGGTCAACTTTAAATATGATGTGTTTAAAAATTCGACTCATTATTCAGAAGTTTTATACTCTATTCCAAATGCTTTGTATCATATTTTTGAGGTTTACAAACCTATTAATTCGGTTGAGTTTAAAGATAAGATCGCTATACTCCAATCGGGCTATGCTAATTATTTAGAAAATAAATACAATACGATGTCAGAAGTTTTGGGTGTCGATATTCCTGTTAGAATAAATGATTTTAAAGTTGTTGAAAATCTTATTTTGAAAAGAAATGCCTACGATGAGTTAGAGAAAATGGCAGAAATTGCAAATGTTGATTATCCTTTGGCAATGTTGGGAGAGTACGAATTAGGTTTGATGTATGAAAAAAGAGGTGATCCGAAAAGAGCATCAAAAAGATATCAAAATGCTTCACAAATGCAGCCAATTGGTGAGCTGACAAAAGATATGATGTACGAGAAAATTGATGAAATGAATACGCTTGCCAAAAAATCAAAATAA